From one Plantibacter flavus genomic stretch:
- a CDS encoding aldo/keto reductase, with protein sequence MPHLWRSSSTRGSSLVGGAADGVDDDASRRPEQLVPHPSFPTPVQDPEPSEAPRRTIGDSELSVFPVVLGGSVFGWTVDPDTTSDILDRFHDSGGNMVDTADSYAGGRSEILIGNWMRKRRNRDDMVVATKIGRHPDYPGLGSVSIIRAVEAALERLQTDHIDLLSFHDDDPSIPLADSLGTVDWLIETGKVRYLGTSNTTPERLMEARILSASGFTQFVALETHYSLMHREPYESTLALVATAQHLGVLPYFALANGFLTGRYRTRSDLDPSTRGSRAATHLHRRGLRVLHVLDEIAEENRCTVASAALAWAMSRPGVVAPIASASQPAHVDSLIAAADVRLSRGQILELDRVSGRLR encoded by the coding sequence ATGCCACACCTCTGGCGCTCGTCGAGCACCCGTGGCAGTTCTCTCGTCGGTGGAGCAGCGGACGGCGTCGACGACGACGCGAGTCGGCGTCCCGAGCAGCTCGTCCCGCACCCATCCTTCCCGACGCCCGTCCAGGACCCCGAGCCGTCGGAGGCACCGAGGCGCACGATCGGCGACTCCGAGTTGTCGGTCTTCCCGGTCGTGCTCGGCGGCAGCGTGTTCGGTTGGACCGTCGACCCCGACACGACGTCGGACATCCTCGATCGATTCCACGACTCCGGCGGCAATATGGTCGACACCGCCGACAGCTACGCTGGCGGACGCAGCGAGATCCTCATCGGCAACTGGATGCGGAAGCGCCGCAACCGGGACGACATGGTCGTCGCGACGAAGATCGGCCGGCACCCCGACTACCCGGGTCTCGGCTCGGTGAGCATCATCCGTGCGGTCGAGGCGGCGCTCGAACGGTTGCAGACCGACCACATCGACCTGCTGTCCTTCCACGACGACGACCCGAGCATCCCGTTGGCGGACAGCCTCGGGACGGTCGACTGGTTGATCGAGACCGGCAAGGTCCGCTACCTCGGCACCTCGAACACGACCCCCGAGCGGCTGATGGAGGCGCGGATCCTCTCGGCGAGCGGCTTCACCCAGTTCGTCGCGCTCGAGACGCACTACAGCCTCATGCACCGGGAGCCGTACGAGAGCACCCTCGCGCTCGTCGCGACGGCCCAGCACCTCGGTGTCCTGCCCTACTTCGCCCTCGCGAACGGGTTCCTGACGGGCCGCTACCGAACCCGCTCCGACCTCGACCCGAGCACCCGCGGCAGTCGCGCCGCGACCCATCTCCACCGCCGTGGTCTGCGGGTCCTGCACGTCCTCGACGAGATCGCGGAGGAGAACCGTTGCACGGTCGCCTCGGCCGCGCTCGCCTGGGCCATGTCACGTCCCGGCGTCGTCGCGCCCATCGCGAGCGCGTCCCAGCCGGCTCACGTCGACTCGCTCATCGCGGCGGCCGACGTGCGGCTGAGTCGTGGGCAGATCCTCGAGCTCGACCGCGTCTCGGGTCGCTTGCGCTGA
- a CDS encoding HpcH/HpaI aldolase/citrate lyase family protein — MTGAAAFDLGPAILFVPADRPDRFAKAAARADAVILDLEDAVAPADKPAARRAIVDHPLDPSRTVVRVDPAGTVDFDDDVAALADTAYRTVMLAKTETTAALDRLVDAIPDVRIIALCETAAGVVQAPALAAHPAVLALMWGSEDLIASLGGTSSRLADGRYRDVVRQARSSVLLAAGAAGVAAIDAVHLDIDDLDGLADEAADAAAVGCIASACIHPGQVPTVRAAYRPDPRSVAAAQALLDAAAGAAGVFRHEGRMVDEPLLRHARLVLARAEVTVDPR, encoded by the coding sequence GTGACCGGCGCCGCGGCGTTCGACCTGGGGCCGGCGATCCTCTTCGTCCCGGCGGACCGCCCCGACCGCTTCGCGAAAGCGGCCGCGCGCGCGGACGCCGTCATCCTCGACCTCGAGGACGCCGTGGCCCCGGCCGACAAGCCGGCCGCCCGCCGGGCGATCGTCGACCATCCGCTCGATCCCTCACGCACGGTCGTCCGGGTCGACCCGGCTGGCACCGTCGACTTCGACGACGATGTCGCGGCACTCGCGGACACCGCCTATCGCACGGTGATGCTGGCGAAGACGGAGACGACCGCGGCGCTCGACCGGCTCGTGGACGCGATCCCGGACGTCCGGATCATCGCGCTGTGCGAGACCGCTGCCGGTGTCGTGCAGGCACCCGCGTTGGCCGCCCATCCTGCGGTCCTCGCGCTCATGTGGGGCTCTGAAGACCTCATCGCCTCCCTGGGCGGCACGAGTAGCAGACTGGCCGACGGGCGATACCGCGACGTCGTCCGACAGGCTCGCTCCTCGGTGCTGCTCGCCGCGGGAGCCGCCGGGGTGGCCGCGATCGACGCGGTCCACCTCGACATCGACGATCTCGACGGGCTCGCGGACGAGGCGGCGGACGCGGCCGCCGTCGGCTGCATCGCCTCCGCCTGCATCCACCCGGGACAGGTCCCGACCGTTCGCGCCGCCTACCGCCCGGACCCCCGGTCGGTGGCAGCGGCGCAGGCCCTGCTCGACGCCGCAGCGGGAGCGGCCGGCGTGTTCCGGCACGAGGGACGCATGGTCGACGAGCCGCTCCTGCGGCACGCGCGACTCGTGCTCGCCCGTGCCGAGGTGACCGTCGATCCGAGGTGA
- a CDS encoding MaoC family dehydratase: MTDSSETSSGPVIEQRGLYFEEFVVGATYRHRPGRTLTEADNVLFSTLTMNGQSLHVDAAWSATGPFGERLVNSMLTLSTLVGLSVAQLTEQTIVANLGFADVAFPNPMHHGDTLYAETLVTAKRLSSSRPGEGVVTLLHTGRNQDGVVVATATRSTLVQCSGAS, from the coding sequence ATGACCGACTCGTCCGAGACGTCGTCCGGCCCCGTGATCGAGCAGCGAGGTCTGTACTTCGAGGAGTTCGTGGTGGGTGCGACCTACCGCCATCGCCCCGGGCGCACCCTCACAGAAGCCGACAACGTCCTGTTCTCGACCCTCACGATGAACGGGCAATCACTGCACGTGGATGCCGCGTGGTCTGCGACCGGGCCCTTCGGGGAACGGCTCGTGAACTCGATGCTGACCCTCTCGACGCTCGTGGGGCTGTCGGTCGCGCAGCTCACCGAGCAGACGATCGTCGCGAACCTGGGCTTCGCCGACGTCGCCTTCCCGAATCCGATGCACCACGGCGACACGCTGTACGCCGAGACGCTCGTGACGGCCAAACGGCTGTCGTCGTCGAGGCCGGGCGAGGGTGTCGTCACCCTGCTCCACACGGGTCGGAACCAGGACGGCGTCGTCGTCGCGACCGCGACCAGGAGCACGCTCGTCCAGTGCTCGGGTGCATCGTGA